One Gossypium hirsutum isolate 1008001.06 chromosome A11, Gossypium_hirsutum_v2.1, whole genome shotgun sequence genomic window carries:
- the LOC107924244 gene encoding silicon efflux transporter LSI3, translating to MAMAAYVKLILGSVAFSIFWVLAVFPTVPLLPIGRAAGSLLGGILMVIFQILTVDQAYQAIDLSILVLLFGTMVVSGYLERADAFKYLGKLLTWKSKGAKDLICRICLISAISSALFTNDTSCMVLTEFVLKIARQNHLPPQPFLLALASSANIGSTATPIGNPQNLVIATQNGVSFGEFLIGILPAAVVGLLCNALLLIFMYGDLLSVKKGQQDSTVAFNGDGVDHQLSPATMSHVETTNVDSVHHESLRNRVNSKQAMGAAEVPWSLNGAYWDHRNQKLWKSCVYIVVVGMLVSLLMGFNMSGTAITAALALMILDFKDAVPCLEKVSYSLLIFFCGMFVTVQGFNKTGIPSALWELMEPYAKIDEISGIVVLALVILVLSNLASNVPTGMLIFSLLCALPSFR from the exons ATGGCTATGGCAGCTTATGTGAAACTGATTCTAGGTTCAGTTGCCTTTTCAATCTTCTGGGTATTAGCAGTTTTCCCCACAGTTCCATTATTACCTATTGGAAGAGCTGCCGGGTCTTTATTAGGAGGTATTTTAATGGTCATTTTTCAAATCTTAACCGTCGATCAAGCATATCAAGCCATTGATCTTTCAATCCTTGTTCTTCTCTTTGGAACAATGGTGGTGAGTGGATACCTCGAAAGAGCCGATGCGTTTAAGTATTTGGGTAAGTTATTAACATGGAAAAGCAAAGGTGCTAAGGATTTGATTTGTAGGATCTGTTTAATTTCAGCTATTTCAAGTGCTTTGTTCACTAATGATACATCTTGTATGGTATTAACTGAGTTTGTATTGAAAATTGCAAGGCAAAATCATCTCCCACCACAGCCATTTTTGCTTGCACTTGCTTCAAGTGCTAATATTGGATCCACTGCAACACCTATTGGTAACCCTCAAAATTTAGTGATAGCTACTCAAAATGGGGTTTCTTTTGGTGAATTCTTAATTGGGATTCTCCCTGCTGCGGTGGTGGGACTTTTATGTAATGCTTTGTTGCTCATTTTCATGTATGGTGACTTGTTATCTGTTAAGAAAGGTCAACAAGATTCAACTGTAGCATTTAATGGTGATGGTGTCGATCACCAATTGTCACCAGCTACAATGTCACATGTGGAAACGACAAATGTGGACTCAGTTCATCATGAAAGTCTTAGAAACCGAGTTAACTCGAAGCAAGCAATGGGCGCGGCCGAGGTTCCTTGGTCTTTAAATGGTGCTTATTGGGACCATAGAAACCAAAAACTATGGAAATCATGTGTTTATATTGTTGTTGTTGGAATGTTGGTGTCTTTGCTTATGGGTTTTAATATGTCAGGGACAGCCATTACTGCAGCCCTTGCTTTAATGATTCTTGATTTCAAAGATGCTGTCCCATGCTTGGAGAAG GTATCCTACTCTCTTCTAATATTCTTCTGTGGGATGTTTGTGACAGTCCAAGGGTTTAATAAAACTGGAATCCCTAGTGCTTTATGGGAATTAATGGAACCTTATGCAAAGATTGATGAAATCAGTGGAATAGTAGTTCTTGCACTTGTTATTCTTGTTCTGTCAAATTTGGCCTCAAATGTGCCTACTGGTATGTTGATTTTTTCTCTTTTATGTGCTTTGCCTTCTTTtaggtaa